The Petrotoga miotherma DSM 10691 genome contains the following window.
AATAATAGTTATTGAATTCTTTTAGATCATAATATAATGGTTTTCTTCCAGGATTAATTGGGTTTATATTGTTTTCTTTGATAATTCTTTGGATATTTCTTATTGATTGTCCTGTCATTGTTGCTAAATCTTTTTGTGTGAAATATAATTTTTGTTCTTTTTCTTCAATGTCGTCAAATTCTTCATCATAATACAACAGATCATCTTTCATTTCTTTTAATATCTGTATAAAATCTTCAATTTCTTCTTTATTTTCATATGTTTTAGGATTTACCAGAAAATTGTACAAAACTTCTTTATTTTTAGGTTTCAAATCAGAGAAAATGTTTAATAATTCATGTATTTCGAGCATTATTTTCCCTCCTTATATCCCTTTTTCATTTATTTTTTTTAGCACTGATTTTTCTGATTGAAAGTATTTTATTAAATTGTCATAACTATCTTCCCTTTTCATTATATCTATATAAGTTATTATTATTTTACCATCATTTAATACGTAATACGATAACCGGTAAGATACTCTATCATGTATGAATTTGTACGTCCTGATTCCTCTTAAATTTCCTGTTTTCATTTCACCTATTGTGTACTCATAATTTATTTCCAAGACTGATTGCAATATTTTTAATAGAAGGTTCCTATTGTTTATTTTTTTCAATGAGCGTTTGAAGATTGGGAAGGGTTGATTTTCAAGAGCTTTTATTATTTCCTTTTTTAGCTGTTTTGAGGATAATTCTTGCAAGTCTTCTTCTCCTTCTCCCATTCTCTACACCCCATTATATCATTTTATTATTAAAAATCAATTAATTTTTATAACTTGTCGTTTTTTGTCGTTATTATACTTATACTTACAGTATATTTTACCATATAATAGATGCGAAGTGGTTTTTTAGTTCATTATCATAACTTGAGTGAAAAAACAAAGAGTAACATCTTGAGCTTTTTGAGAAAGAGGATCAAAGAAACAGCCTCATGGCAAATGAGGAATGAAAACAAAAGTTTTAACTTTTTTGGATGGAACTTCTTTTTTTCAAAAGATATACATAATGGTATAATTTATTATCAACATGACCGAAAATGAGGCGACATTATGAAAATTCTAAGTTATAGAATATTACTCAAGAAAGAAGCTGAAGGAGGATATACTGTTATAGTCCCTCTTCTTCCAGGCTGTGTCACACACGGAGATACAATAGAAGAAGCAATAAAAATGGCAAAAGAAGCTATTCAATTATACTTAGAAAGCTTGCAAGAACACGGAGAAGAGATACCTTATGAAGAAGAAACTATGCAGTATACAATAACGGTGGAAATTTAAATTTGCTAAAAAACTTGAGGAATAATCTTGAAATTTTCCAAACTATATGCTCTTACTTTAAAAGAAACTTCATCTGATTCTCGGTCCGAGGGCAAAGAGGTGCAAATAAAATTATTAAAATAGATATCACTTCTCATAAAAGAGGAGTGATATCTATCACAATTCACTTAAAAATACTCAAAAATCTACTTACTATAATTACTTCAATAACTCTTTTAGTTCTTCTATGGTTATCTCTAACAAGTTATCTCCTATGTAATCTATTGTCTTTTTGTCTGCTTCTCTTATCTTAGCTTTTAACTCTTTGGTTAATCGTCTACCAAATCTTTTGTTTAATATTTTAATTGTCAATTCTTTTTCTCCTTCTTCAACGCCTTCTTCAAATAATGAAGTTCCGATCTTTGTCATTCGTATCACCTCTTTCAGTTCGTTTAGGTACTCTCCCCTTACATAATTGTCTGAGAACCCTAATAACGATCCTATTACCGCTTCTTTTTGGTTTTCATCTGGTATCTTGATTGCTAACTCAAAGGCATCTTTTGTCACTTCTTCTTCACTTTTTTCGTTTCTCATCAAGGGTAAGAATACTAAATCCATTGAATCTTTATCCGTTAGTGGTTCTTTTTTTTCTATCTTTTCTTTTATTTCTTCATACCTTTTTGTTCCATCGTACTTTATCATGAATATTTGTTGTACTTTGTATTTAATAGAACCCATGTCCAATTCATTTTCTGCACTTTCGTATTTCCCTGAGTACATTACCACCGTGTTTATCTTTTTTCTTTCTTTTTGGTATAACGCTATGTCGTATTGTGCAAATCTTAGTAAGTCTGCTTTCTTCCACGTGGTTTGAAATTCTAAGTGTAACAGTGAGTTGTCCTCTAGTTCGAATACAAAATCCATGTTTCTGTCTGATACGTTTATTACTGGTAGTTCTGTTGGTTTTACTGAGATTATCTTTGGAAAGTTGAGTTCATGATATTTGGCGGTTTCGTCTTCGTGAATATTCCCCGTTCTGTTGATGTCTTTCATTATTTCCCCCCTCGATAGTTTATTGAACTTTTTAAATTGTATTATATGTTTTTGAAAATCGCTTTAGATCTTAAATAAAAATACATTCATTCCAAATTATACCTCTTATTTTTCACACTAAAACAATTAGAAAACTTGTGTCAGATATGTAATTAGGCATTTTTTACATCATTTCTCAATTCTTCAGCGTTGTAATTAAATATAGAGATATCGAAACGACCTAATATTTCAATAAAAGCTCTTTCGGAAAGTTCTGCTAGTTGTGCAGCTTCTCCTAAGGATAACTTAGCTTCTTCATATAATTTTGTAGCAATTAGTAATTTGATTTCTTTTTCATTTAAATCAATAAAATCAGGCAGATTTATAGATATGGTTTTCATAAAAAGCTCCTCATATAATATTTCGCTCCCCACCCATAAGGATATACTTATATATAGATACTATAACTCCAAAGTTTCTCCTCAACCGAATCTACCGTCGTCTTTCGATTCTTGCAGTTTGTGGACATTTTTCTCAAGCCATCCTATTTTAATCTCATCGTTAGTGGTAAATTCTGGTACATAGGGTTTTATATCCAAAACAGGGGTACCATCGATTATTTCTACATTTTGAATCTCTAGTATATTCTTTTCTACTTTTATTAAGCGAACAACCGATAAACCAATAGGATTAGGCCTACTTGGGCTTCTGGTTGCAAAAACACCATGTAAATTGTCATCCCTATACGGTTTGACTTTTAAGCCAGAAAATTTGGATAAATGAAAATGGTATAGAAGAATAATGTGAGAAAAACCATCGAGGTCTTGTAAACCTTCTTCGTATTCAGGGTAGATTTCTACTGTAGCTTGGGTTCCTATGGCAGCGTTTGGTTGTATAGGTGTACCTTTTGTTTCTTTGAATGGGGAATGAACTATCCCAATTGGAGTGTATCTAATTTCCATCATACTTTTAGCTCCTTTCAAAATAATTTTACCACATCTAAAGAAATTAATAAAAATTTAACAAAGTTATGATATTGTTTTTGTGTTACTTTTTTTGCATTTTTGAAAAAATTAAAAAGACACTTTTTGGAAGAGAATCGCATAAATTATTCTATTAATTTAATGCCATCGAACTTAATAACTTATCACCTGGTTTAAAAGAAGTTGCACTTCGAAATGAGTTGTTGGCAGATGTATTTTTCAAAGCTGGACTAATAG
Protein-coding sequences here:
- the tsaA gene encoding tRNA (N6-threonylcarbamoyladenosine(37)-N6)-methyltransferase TrmO → MMEIRYTPIGIVHSPFKETKGTPIQPNAAIGTQATVEIYPEYEEGLQDLDGFSHIILLYHFHLSKFSGLKVKPYRDDNLHGVFATRSPSRPNPIGLSVVRLIKVEKNILEIQNVEIIDGTPVLDIKPYVPEFTTNDEIKIGWLEKNVHKLQESKDDGRFG
- a CDS encoding type II toxin-antitoxin system HicB family antitoxin, translated to MKILSYRILLKKEAEGGYTVIVPLLPGCVTHGDTIEEAIKMAKEAIQLYLESLQEHGEEIPYEEETMQYTITVEI
- a CDS encoding type II toxin-antitoxin system RelE/ParE family toxin — protein: MGEGEEDLQELSSKQLKKEIIKALENQPFPIFKRSLKKINNRNLLLKILQSVLEINYEYTIGEMKTGNLRGIRTYKFIHDRVSYRLSYYVLNDGKIIITYIDIMKREDSYDNLIKYFQSEKSVLKKINEKGI
- a CDS encoding UPF0175 family protein; this translates as MKTISINLPDFIDLNEKEIKLLIATKLYEEAKLSLGEAAQLAELSERAFIEILGRFDISIFNYNAEELRNDVKNA